One segment of Kwoniella pini CBS 10737 chromosome 9, complete sequence DNA contains the following:
- a CDS encoding chorismate mutase yields MNFTSGAAVSELLSLDHIRNQLIRLEDTIIFLLIERAQFAYNKKIYQPGAFQDELNFSGSWLEWFLFEIESFHAKARRYTSPDEHAFTPLDKLPQPIIKPQSLPSLLHQPAAKHPSVNVNHRILDFYIQQIVPGITSTTRIAKGKAVLEDDGNYGSAATRDVEVLQALSRRIHFGMFVSESKFLEAPHDFIPHILNPNPEALAGLITKPAVEAKLLIRLANKARVYGGEMDADGKVVEVADEEMAARGKIDLATIVSMYKDWVIPLTKDVEVDYLLHRLDDVPQSQIEVWMKGKTA; encoded by the exons ATGAACTTCACATCCGGTGCTGCCGTATCCGAATTGCTTTCTCTTGACCATATTCGAAATCAGTTGATCCGGTTAGAGGATACCATTATCTTTC TGCTCATCGAACGGGCGCAATTCGCatacaacaagaagatCTATCAGCCTGGAGCGTTTCAAGATGAGTTGAACTTCTCTGGTAGTTGGTTAGAATGGTTTTTATTCGAAATAGAGTCGTTCCATG CGAAAGCACGGCGATATACTAG TCCCGACGAGCATGCCTTCACGCCCCTCGATAAACTACCCCAGCCCATAATCAAACCTCAATCTCTTCCAAGTTTGTTACATCAACCCGCTGCAAAGCATCCCTCGGTCAACGTTAATCACCGTATCCTCGATTTCTACATCCAGCAGATCGTTCCCGGTATCACCTCTACAACACGCATAGCCAAAGGTAAAGCTGTGTTGGAGGATGACGGGAATTACGGAAGCGCAGCAACGAGAGATGTGGAAGTTCTTCAGGCCTTGAGCAGACGTATACACTTCG GAATGTTCGTATCCGAGAGCAAATTTCTTGAAGCTCCCCACGACTTCATACCACATATACTGAACCCTAATCCCGAGGCATTGGCCGGTCTCATCACAAAACCTGCTGTAGAAGCCAAACTATTGATACGTTTAGCGAACAAGGCTCGAGTATACGGTGGAGAGATGGATGCAGATGGAAAAGTCGTCGAAGTCGCCGATGAAGAGATGGCAGCGAGGGGAAAGATAGACCTTGCTACTATTGTTAGTATGTACAAAGATTGGGTGATCCCGTTGACGAAGGATGTCGAG GTCGATTATTTATTGCATCGTCTCGATGATGTTCCTCAATCTCAGATAGAAGTATGGATGAAAGGCAAGACTGCCTAG